A region from the Vicia villosa cultivar HV-30 ecotype Madison, WI linkage group LG3, Vvil1.0, whole genome shotgun sequence genome encodes:
- the LOC131659380 gene encoding uncharacterized protein LOC131659380, with translation MIIYSLNIRVGGKRVKRKRIGYNIQRGRVDLAFLQETKLRDVQHQYVKEMWGDEWVEWSHLEAEGASGGILIMWRKDFFKLIYSFRGEGFLGVCVEKDNKRIYFVNIYASCDHKVRMNSWRKIVDLKRRSIDGSWCIGGDFNIVTSSEERVGISKKNYKREMADFIDFIKEIKLVDPPTIGGKFTWSNRCGSAMSRLDRFLLSSSFIDDWKVEGQTL, from the coding sequence ATGATTATTTATTCCCTAAACATTAGAGTAGGTGGCAAGAGGGTGAAGAGGAAGAGAATTGGTTACAATATTCAGAGAGGTAGGGTTGATTTAGCTTTTTTACAAGAAACGAAGTTGAGGGATGTTCAACATCAATATGTTAAGGAGATGTGGGGAGATGAGTGGGTGGAGTGGTCTCACCTAGAGGCCGAGGGGGCTTCGGGAGGTATTCTCATTATGTGGAGGAAAGATTTCTTCAAACTTATTTATAGTTTCCGCGGAGAGGGATTCTTAGGCGTTTGTGTGGAAAAGGATAACAAAAGAATATATTTTGTCAACATTTATGCTTCATGTGACCACAAGGTTAGAATGAACTCTTGGAGAAAGATTGTGGATTTGAAGAGGAGGAGTATTGATGGATCTTGGTGCATAGGTGGGGATTTCAATATTGTCACATCATCGGAGGAGAGAGTTGGTATTTCGAAGAAGAATTATAAAAGGGAGATGGCCGATTTCATTGACTTTATTAAAGAGATAAAGTTGGTGGATCCACCCACGATTGGAGGGAAATTCACTTGGTCAAATAGGTGTGGTAGTGCGATGAGTAGATTGGATAGATTTCTCTTGTCTTCATCCTTTATTGACGATTGGAAGGTGGAAGGTCAAACTCTCTAG